A stretch of Streptomyces vietnamensis DNA encodes these proteins:
- a CDS encoding helix-turn-helix transcriptional regulator, with the protein MAIPDIERAHGDAETPETTALAAIAAAAPPSPAPLPAALSETTGSTENNTDSPDDPLTRVYTCLLARDPAHPPAHPADLAAELDLPLARVESAVSALLDMGLLRRTPERAVLPVAPDEAVQRTLGPLEREMRARRQHMERTREQLMAFMPLYESHLLRLTHLRQAEYVELLTDLRAVREAITELGRTCEREVMTAQPGGGRRAEVLEEAVARDEELLRRGVRMRVLYQHTARFSSGTCAYVERVGRLGAQVRTLDDEFMRMLVFDRATAVIPVPDDPHAAVLIREPHVVAFMVGAYERLWLEALPFETEWDRQTIMDISDELKQTIVRLLTEGLTDAAIARRLGLSVRSCRRHVADVMAALGAESRFQAGYLLAQQDRDQPAP; encoded by the coding sequence CCACGGCCTTGGCCGCGATCGCCGCTGCGGCCCCACCGTCCCCCGCACCCCTTCCGGCGGCCCTCTCGGAGACCACCGGGAGCACCGAGAACAACACCGACTCCCCCGACGACCCCCTGACCCGCGTCTACACCTGCCTCCTGGCCCGGGACCCGGCCCACCCGCCGGCGCACCCCGCCGACCTCGCGGCGGAACTGGACCTGCCGCTCGCCCGGGTGGAGTCGGCCGTCTCGGCCCTCCTCGACATGGGCCTGCTGCGCCGGACCCCGGAGCGGGCCGTGCTCCCGGTGGCACCGGACGAGGCCGTCCAGCGCACCCTGGGACCGCTGGAACGCGAGATGCGGGCCCGTCGCCAGCACATGGAGCGCACCCGCGAACAGCTGATGGCCTTCATGCCGCTGTACGAGTCCCACCTGCTCCGGCTCACGCACCTGCGGCAGGCGGAGTACGTGGAGCTGCTCACCGACCTGCGCGCGGTGCGGGAGGCCATCACGGAGCTGGGCCGGACCTGCGAGCGCGAGGTCATGACGGCGCAGCCGGGCGGCGGCCGACGCGCCGAGGTCCTGGAGGAGGCGGTGGCCCGGGACGAGGAACTCCTGCGCCGCGGCGTCCGGATGCGCGTCCTGTACCAGCACACGGCCCGTTTCTCCTCGGGCACCTGCGCCTACGTGGAGCGGGTCGGCCGACTGGGCGCCCAGGTCCGCACCCTGGACGACGAGTTCATGCGCATGCTCGTCTTCGACCGGGCGACGGCGGTCATCCCGGTGCCGGACGACCCGCACGCGGCGGTCCTGATCCGTGAGCCGCACGTGGTCGCGTTCATGGTGGGGGCGTACGAACGGCTGTGGCTGGAGGCCCTGCCGTTCGAGACGGAGTGGGACCGGCAGACCATCATGGACATCTCCGACGAGCTGAAGCAGACCATCGTCCGCCTGCTCACGGAGGGCCTGACGGACGCGGCGATCGCCCGCCGCCTCGGCCTGTCGGTCCGCAGCTGCCGCCGCCACGTCGCCGATGTGATGGCCGCTCTCGGCGCGGAGAGCCGTTTCCAGGCCGGCTACCTCCTGGCTCAGCAGGACCGCGACCAGCCGGCCCCCTGA